Genomic window (Eublepharis macularius isolate TG4126 chromosome 6, MPM_Emac_v1.0, whole genome shotgun sequence):
ATGAGATGCAGAAGCTGCAGGCAGAAGCTCCCCACATTGTGGTGGGAACTCCAGGACGTGTATTTGACATGTTAAACAGGCGCTATCTGTGTAAGTGAAGTACTGGTTTAATTTCTCCATGGGGTGGTAGGTGGGAAAATAAAtgatttaattaaataaatgaaacctTTGGGAAGGCGGGTGTCAAGTCTTAAGCAGTCGGGCAAGGTCTCCATGCATAGACAGATGCAAAAAGAATCTACTTTAGCATCTGGTAGAACTGATTCCTGGTTTTGGATGAAGTCATTAAATCAATCTAAAAGTGCAATATCAAGCTTCcaaatgttttgttttcttttagctCCCAAATGGATCAAAATGTTTGTTTTGGATGAAGCAGATGAAATGTTGAGCCGGGGTTTTAAGGATCAAATTTATGAAATTTTTCAGAAGTTAAGCACAAACATTCAGGTACAATAAAACTTTATATTACAGTAATAATATAGGTCACTCTAGTGATGCAGGTAAAGTTACAATGTAGCTGTGAAGTGCTGTGTTGTCGTTCCCCCTGCACAAAGCAAAGATGTTTCTTTTCTATCCTTGTCTGTTTTGATTTCCACAGCAGACAGGGACGCTTGGTTTCATACATTAACTTTGCTTGTCTGATACATGAACCATTTCAGACTAGTCCACTTAACAACTTTTCCTGTTCTAGGTTGTGTTGCTTTCTGCCACTATGCCAATGGACGTGTTGGAAGTGACCAAAAAGTTCATGAGAGATCCCATTCGTATTCTCGTGAAGAAAGAAGAATTGACCCTTGAGGGCATCAAACAATTCTACATTAATGTGGAGAGAGAGGTGAGGGCAGAGTTTAGGAAACACATTACAACCTGATCTTCTTGTTCAAGCACTTTGCTAAAACTACAGAAGCTAGGCTGTGCCTTAGCTTCTATAGTAATGCTAGCAGGGTACACACAAGAAGGAGAGTGACATGCACTGGATCAGTAAAAGACTTGGGTGGACCTCTTTCTTAATGTCCAGTGTCCTGGTCTGAAGACTTGGTGCAACACATAATTGGGAAACTTGCTTTAGTGTGCTGCTGAactgcagcccaatcctaagctgagctttacacccttctaagacttgGATGGGACTGTATTACCAATATGGCAGGAACTTTTGAGCATTGCGTTAAAAGGGGTGGTGTGTTAATTCACGCAGCTCATGCTTATTTCCTTAACTTTACAGGAATGGAAGCTGGATACTCTCTGTGATTTGTATGAAACCTTAACCATTACGCAAGCTGTTATTTTCCTTAATACAAGAAGGAAAGTAGACTGGCTTACAGAGAAAATGCATGCAAGGGACTTCACTGTCTCTGCTCTGGTAAGACTTGAGGGTATATGGCATGATGCTGCTCTGTTTGAGAAGACAGCTCCAAGAGTAGCCGGAAGTGTGTCTCCTAGTTCAGCCATGTTTTTATATATTCTTGCCGTAATTGAGTGGCAAGATTGATGGCCTGCTGAACGAATGCAGTATTGCTAGAATCTCCATCCTTTACGCATTTTGCAGTCCACGTTTTCCCTGTAGCAGAGTAGAAAGATCAGGCAGCCACTTGCCTGAATCAAGGAATAGTTGAGCAAAATTCAGATGGCTTATCGATGGTTCATGTCATGTCCTtcagtggagtgtgtgtgtgggttttggTAAGGTGTTTGTGTAATGGGACCTATTTTTATCTGCACAGCATGGTGACATGGACCAGAAGGAGCGAGATGTTATCATGAGAGAGTTTAGATCAGGATCAAGCCGTGTCTTGATCACTACTGACTTGTTGGTACGTATCTACAGTCATTGCCTCTGTATGTACTTGGTCCAAAGCTGTTTCCTTTGGTGCAGGTTGTTGTAGCCTGAACTGCTCAAGCTCTTGGAAGAGTAAAGACCATGCTCCACTATGGACTTGCATTATTGTAGTTCATCACTATAACGTGGTCAACAAAACAGATTCCTCGGCCCAGGAGCTCAAGGGGTAGCTTAGTAATATGTTGCCTTTACTTGCAGGCTCGTGGTATTGATGTGCAACAAGTGTCATTGGTTATAAATTATGACCTGCCGACCAATCGTGAAAACTACATTCAC
Coding sequences:
- the EIF4A2 gene encoding eukaryotic initiation factor 4A-II — its product is MSGGSADYSRDHGPEGMDPDGVIESNWNEIVDNFDDMNLKESLLRGIYAYGFEKPSAIQQRAIIPCIKGYDVIAQAQSGTGKTATFAISILQQLEIDLKETQALVLAPTRELAQQIQKVILALGDYMGATCHACIGGTNVRNEMQKLQAEAPHIVVGTPGRVFDMLNRRYLSPKWIKMFVLDEADEMLSRGFKDQIYEIFQKLSTNIQVVLLSATMPMDVLEVTKKFMRDPIRILVKKEELTLEGIKQFYINVEREEWKLDTLCDLYETLTITQAVIFLNTRRKVDWLTEKMHARDFTVSALHGDMDQKERDVIMREFRSGSSRVLITTDLLARGIDVQQVSLVINYDLPTNRENYIHRIGRGGRFGRKGVAINFVTEEDKRILRDIETFYNTTVEEMPMNVADLI